The Solea senegalensis isolate Sse05_10M linkage group LG11, IFAPA_SoseM_1, whole genome shotgun sequence genomic interval GACCAACAGAAGGCTGTTTGaagctctgtgtctgtggcgTGTGGCAGGAGGACCAACGTACACAtggagacaacaaacaaacctaTGGGTCATCACGGGAGGGAGCTGGGGCTCGTCCCCCAACTGaccgagggggaaaaaacagacacCATTCCGACTCTTTTGTTCATGTTCTCACGACAGGACTGAgcatttactttgagttacatgGAGACAATTCATATTTTGACAATCTCCAACAGGATATGGATCATTGCtgactaaaataaaaaacacaaacacacacaacacagtctgCAAGTATCTGTTCCTGTATTTACAACGAGTGGACTATTACAAACGTGGAGCAGTGAAAGGTTTTGTCCTTGCATCGTCCTCGTATCTAAATAAACTGATAAAATCTGATAAAATTTTACTcctggatttaaaatgttctacaacatcatcatcatcatcatggatGGGTTATGGCTGGACGACATGGTAACACGTGACAAACATGGCAGTCTCTGATTTGTGCAAATACTGTTCAAGGCTCTCACAGCTGGAcacaatacagacagacagacagacagacagtactATTAGAGGACAGTATTGCACAcctaagtgttgtttttgtacagtaTCACTCTCACATCCATGCATAGATTTTCCATTACAAGTGACAAAACTAAAATGTCATGGGAAttgtaaaacatttgtaaattgtcataataaatataagaggatttcaggatttgtaataATCTAAACGTTAGttagataataaaaaatatttactaGGGGTAaaataaggctgttttttttttgttttttttacacttttcctTAACGACAAATAGGTTGTTTAagactatttttaaaaaaaggtagCGGTAAGGTTAGTAACAGATTCCCAATTCATTTCTCCTCCGTTTTTTTTAGTGTTGAAGGTTTAGATGATGACCTTTATTCTGTAAATGCTGTAAATGTCAGGTGATAAAACATAGTGCACAGTGTTAGGCTCCTACAGGTTTAGGCCTGGGTCACACTTTTCGCACTGTGTCTGTGTAGCATCGCATTTCCACATGCTCGTGCATGTGCCCACAGTTCTGTGTCACGCTGGCATTTGTTTGTCCTCATATTCTTTGACAACTGGGTTGTGTAGATCAAAACAAGAGCATTCGATCAACTGGACCggaaagtgttgtgctacagggaGCAGTGTACAGTCAGTGCTTAAAGGCCATGACTCACCAATGACTGAGTAGGTTTCATGTGGACCACCATGGAAATTACGTCACGTGGACCTGAGCGGACACATGGAATGCGTAAAAGTATGACCCGTGCCTTATGCGTGAAGTGGAACAATGCTCCACACCTTCTCTGCTAGAGCCTGCGTGATGACTTACTGTCCTGTATGTCACTTTAAAACTCTACTGAGGCACAAACTTCTCCTGCTCAAAGATGAGGTCCACAGCTTCGGCCACGTCCTGCACGATGTGGCCTGGTTCCACCAGCGCCGGGTCGAATCGGAAGTCGCGGTGCCCGTGAAACACGGTCTCCTTGATGCAGTGGTTAGCGTCGGAGGGGACCTCTGCTTTGGGGTTGTAGACCCCAGTGCAGACGAGGACAGACTTACAGGAGGTCGCAGAGGGCAGAGCCAGCTCGCTCTCCCACAGGTTGTCCATCTCCTCGTCCTGGGAcactgcagcagtggatccTGTGGCCGCCACCATCTTAGCAACAGCTTTGGGGTTCTTTCTAGCAACTCTTTCCTCCAGGTAGCGGTTGTATAGATTGGCGCCGTAGATATCAGTCATGAGGTTGTCCCTGAGAATGCAGGAGGAGAGAGCTTAGGCAAGATATTAAAGTGATAATTCAGCGTGGCTGTATGAGGCACTCACGTATAGATATTATCCCATACAAAGCTCACTGCACTCTGTGACTACAACAGGACAGAGGCACGTGTGTGCTCAGTATActgcaaaaaaatgtaattgacTTAAATTCATCTAATCATTTTtggacttatttacttattaaggcTGAAGATACTTAAGATAATTGGTATAAGATAAAAGGTATTTTTTCTTGTTGCAAGAAAACTTAACAAGTGCCACATAATTCTGCTTGAAACAAGTAATTTTTCCCCTAATCGtggttatattttcttgttttttagaGGCATCTTTTGCAGTGCTAAAAACCAGAATCGAACCCAAAATCTAAACCACCTGCGGTATACAATGTTTGAAGAACACTTAATCTTTGGCAaccttttccaactggaaaacaaagtttgtgttgctttgtaaaccccTGCACcagagtccagagagaaaatcagtgattttacatcacgacacacgagttgttgatccactgctgcctccatcaatacGTTCAAAGCTGTTATTTTGTAACCttggtgtttaaaatcctttgatTTATCTaagtaacacaaacttaccaaatgaagCAACAACCCCAGTGTCCCAGTGTGGTAAAAAAAGTGTACACTTAAGCTGGCACAGGTGAGTAATCTGTATTTCCCGGTGTccacactggcagccatgttttcactgagcacaTACCTGCCTCTCTCTTGTGGATTTCTAGGAATGCACACAGCTCAGTCAGTAAGACAGCCACTGTGTGtcagcactttaaaacaaccacaccaGACCTACGTCTGTTCATATGCGTGAGAAAGTTTGCATTTTCTGCTGCAGGGTGCGTCTTCACAGATGAGGAAGAGCCAGCAGgacaacacacaacagctgTGACAGCACGACAGCAGCATaattgtaatggaaaaaaagaaaaaagttgaaGTGAAACATTCAAGGtctgaaatgaaagtgtgaTGCGTTCACTCTCATACTTACGGGCAGCTGAAAGGGAAAGATTCCATTTTTTCCACACAtacttttctttcttacatCTCAATAATATTAGTCTGCAGCTCACAgcctcatttttaaaacatgctgatCATTTAGACCTAATGTTTCCCATCACCGACATTATCTACATTTGCAAGACAGGGAGAAACTTGGTGTCTTACCCTATGGCGTAAAGAGAAGTAATGGGAAGTTTCCATTGGCGCTGCATGGTCTGGCTTCGGATGAGGTATTCTGCAAAATGGTAGGTGAGCTCACTGGGCTTCCCCATGAGAGCCTCATACTTTAGATCTTCACCTGTTATCTTCTTATAGATGTTCTCTAAGCAGACCATAAATGTTCCGTGGCCAAACCTGTGGTAAAAAACAGAGACATACACTGTTAGGCCCAAACCAAATGTCCCCGCTGAACATTTAAGCCCTCAACTCTCCCAGACTTGGCTGTAAATAATATACACAGACATGCTTTATTAATTCACCTTGATGACAACCAAAATTTAATTTGGTGATTTGGggactttattttgttattttcagttgATTTAAAGACACAATATGTAACATTTGAGCATTAAAATGTCTAACAAAATAAGACTAATTGTACATATTTTGTTGAGGAGAGTCCAATAAGCTTTGAATCAACTGAAGtctgtatttctatttaaaGTAATGGACCATTTTGTTTTGATCGTCATCCGCTTCACACCATCTCTGCTATAAGTTCAGCTGCAAACCCCCTGTAATTGAGGAAAGAGTtttgtcttttgcttttgtttttatttcattgtgtgAAGCAAAAAAATACTATTCCAACTATTCCCATAATCCCATGCTTCTttttgacatcatcaaactaagTCTTTTGTTCCTGTTTTAACTGAAACCCCTGAAAGCtactctgtgtttaaaaaggacATAAGGggctatttttaaaaaaaaattaataaatggtGATTAATAGACTTTATCATTAATAAACTTTAACTAAAAGTGCATTTAGTGGTGGTttaataccacttttttgtgtctgatactgatataAATACTGTTGATAAGACATCTGTTTACATCTGGTTTACATATTGCATTGGACTTTGGAAATAACTCCTGACTGACTGACCCTCaaagtctgtgagtgtgtgcgtcaGCTTCCCCGACCGTGCTCTAGTTAGTTATGTTGACGTATAATTGTATATTATCTGTGACGGCAGTTATCTTTTTATAGCTTACCGTGGAGAATGTGCCTCGGCCATCCACATGAGGTCCATGTTGCAGGCGAGCAGGGGAAGGTGGGGCTTCTTCTGGGTTTGGTGAATACTGCTGAGGTTACCGTTGGTCAACAAGACGTCGATTATCAGTTGCAGGTTTGTCTCCCATCGAACTGGCTCCCCAAACAGAACCACAGCTGTATGAGAAATTATACAGGggaaaatattgtatattagAGAAAATCTGACAAGTAACTCGAGGCCAACTGTAAAACATTTGAGTTAAAATAAGAGTTACATATTCATACCTTCAACCTTAGGGTAGTTTGCAACAGGACTGGactgaaatgaaagtaaaaatgaaCACGTGCTGCAGAGTAAGACTTAAATATGCTTACATTTctgcaatgtgtgtgtaatttgtgaCAACATCTCACCAGCAGTGTGGGTCTTCTGTTGTGGTCCACCATGTCCAGCAGTGGGTATGACTCCCTCAGCATATCAATACTAACAACATTCTTAAACCCCAAactgaaagagaaacacaagagCTTTACccatgtttaattttaaataagtaATAGATATGAAAACGTGAAAATAACAAGATTCCAAAATACTTATGAGCAATTTCCAGGACTGGTCCTTGTCCTGACACCAGCACACACTTATCGTGGAATTTCTTGAACATCCTTAAGGGACTGTGTGACATGATGACTTGATCTTGTGTAATCTGAAAGCAGGTCAAGTGTTAGTGAGTGTTTTATACGAGATGTGACAGGgagattaaagctgcagtgcgtcacttttagtgatttattttgtttgtgccTCTGTTTAGTCTTTGTTGACAGAACTGtgcaacattatttgtgtgctgcATCGTTCATCTGAAAACATGCTCTGTCAAGCAGAATGATCAGACCTGAcagcgggtgtgtgtgtgtgtgtgtgtgtgtgtgcgtgtgtgtgtgtgtgtgtgtgtgtgtgtgcacgtgcacgGGCAAGAACAGTTTTCCCCCATCAAACTGCAGAATGACCAGATTTTTTTTggagcagaattcacttcttaAACTGAAAGCTTTGccttttcagtcatactccaaaaTGTTTGCGGGCATCTTTCTTTATTAGCACAACGTTGCCTGTCTTATatataaaacaagtcacttcctgtgtgcagcgcgaGAACATATGCGATACGAGATCTTAACACCGCTACACTGAAAAAGACGAAGAGAGCcctgtggagctgatgggctcaATCActattgtgtgaactcatttgacaaggCTGccaatgtaatggacatttgttaatgtttaaaaGTGACGCACTGCAGTTTTATACCTGAAAAACTGTGCATATTCGTGTTTGAGAACTCACGGGAACTCCCAGGATGTGAGAGAGCTGATCTGCTTTTGTTTGTCGGAGGCAGTTCCCTgcatttgtgacaaaaacaactggCACCACAAATTGTCCCTGAGAGTCGACCAGCTTCTCAAAAGCCCTTTTTGCAGCAGGGATTGGCAACCTTCCCCGGATCAGCACGCCATCAATGTCGAACAACAGCCCAAAGCTTGGCTGTGGCTGTAGACGTAGACAGAAGCACAGGCATGTTAGAGTTAAACTGGTTGAACCACAAACAAACTAACCCAAACAGCacaatttccctttttttaatgcagGTAGAGAATGATTTGAAACATGTGTGGTTGAAAGGGGATTAAAATaagagtgaaaacatgactcACTGGGCTTTTGATGTGGCTCATAATGATAGAGGAGCAAATAGGATTAGTCTGAGCACACTGTGAATGCAGACTGCAATTTTACAGGATcatctgtgtgttgtgatttaaacTTCTCAGTTTGGGACAATATGGATCCTTTATTATAAGTGAGCCCACAGTGGAAAGCATTTGGTGTCCCTCAAGGCTCAGTTCTAGACCCTCTTCTCTTCCCACTTGTCTCTATTTTTAGGAGGCACAGCATTTCATTCCACTGTTATGCAAATGATCGTCAGATTTATGTGCCATTATTTAAGCTGTtgatatgtattttatttttggttttattgtgcgGCTGTTTCTTTTACTCACGTTGtatgtcttttaatttattgtagTTGTTGTTTCTTTAGATATATTTTATCACCTTGTGTGAACTTTTGTGTCTTTCATATATTTAGTCttataaagttggattggatggTGACACAGCCGTACATAGAGGCTCCAGTGTCACGAGGAGGCACGAGGGGTTTTGGCCCCCTCAGTTTCTTCCTGTCTAATCTATGTGAGAGTTGATAACAGCTCTTCCTGTTGATTTTGACTGAACGTCACTCATGACACTGTTCACTCTGAACATAAAGTATGTTGTAAGTCTGTTTACACTTTATATATTATTCTATGCTAATTATTTCTGGTACTTCTAAATATTCTAGTCTAGTCTTGGATTCATGTTTACAATCTAGTACCTCCCCTTTTTCTTACAATCTGTGCTTACAAGCATTGCCGTTTTACCTGCTTTgagattgacaaaaaaaatgtttttgtttatgttcttttgCAGGTAGCCTATAGATTCAAGATCCTTCACTGTCATGTAACAAGTAACAATccaacattattattagtgatgaaattattattattattatta includes:
- the LOC122777377 gene encoding haloacid dehalogenase-like hydrolase domain-containing 5, with protein sequence MRGLVSLYRGLGTLSNRQAGRKTGIWGSRCGFCGTQPQPSFGLLFDIDGVLIRGRLPIPAAKRAFEKLVDSQGQFVVPVVFVTNAGNCLRQTKADQLSHILGVPITQDQVIMSHSPLRMFKKFHDKCVLVSGQGPVLEIAHNLGFKNVVSIDMLRESYPLLDMVDHNRRPTLLSSPVANYPKVEAVVLFGEPVRWETNLQLIIDVLLTNGNLSSIHQTQKKPHLPLLACNMDLMWMAEAHSPRFGHGTFMVCLENIYKKITGEDLKYEALMGKPSELTYHFAEYLIRSQTMQRQWKLPITSLYAIGDNLMTDIYGANLYNRYLEERVARKNPKAVAKMVAATGSTAAVSQDEEMDNLWESELALPSATSCKSVLVCTGVYNPKAEVPSDANHCIKETVFHGHRDFRFDPALVEPGHIVQDVAEAVDLIFEQEKFVPQ